One segment of Erigeron canadensis isolate Cc75 chromosome 2, C_canadensis_v1, whole genome shotgun sequence DNA contains the following:
- the LOC122588415 gene encoding leucine-rich repeat receptor-like serine/threonine/tyrosine-protein kinase SOBIR1, translated as MATIRHLFILTFFTLILLVHAKLNLHLSDHEALLAIYMDLGVSGHNDNFCNAPGIFCERRSSNRSSVLRVTRIDFKHRRMRGYLSPAIGKLTELKELSLPNNHLVDQIPFQITNCKKLEVLNLHGNRFSGQVPDGLSSLTRLRILDLSSNKFSGDLGFLKYFPNLEKLSLSDNLFSGNIPASIRSFRNLRFFNVSGNSFLEGPMPVLNQLDESVPKRYVFAETNSNNSSNRQSSTGSAPAPAPVSEPKKDDKNNKKKKVIRWILGFLAGLLAGVICGTIFSVLFKLVMNMIKGKKNETGPAIFSPLVKAEELTFLEKDDGVDSLQVIGRGGCGEVYKYELPEGKVKTMAIKKIIQPQKDASELTEEDTKLLHKKMRQIKSEIETVGKIRHRNLLPLLAHVSRPQCHYLVYEFMKNGSLQDMLQAVKEGRRELDWSTRLRIAIGIAAGLEYLHMSHTPRIVHRDLKPANVLLDDDMEARIADFGLAKSIPDADTHMTSSNVAGTLGYIAPEYHQTMKFTDKCDIYSFGIVLAVLVMSKLPSDEFFQTTAEISLVKWMRNVMVSDNPKQAIDPKMMGNGYEEQMLLVLKIACFCTQEDPKERPNSKDVRTMLDQITHQARNDGAI; from the coding sequence ATGGCCACCATTCGCCACCTCTTTATCCTCACTTTTTTCACACTTATCTTATTAGTTCATGCCAAATTAAATCTTCACCTAAGTGATCATGAAGCCCTTTTGGCAATCTACATGGACTTGGGTGTTTCAGGTCACAATGACAACTTTTGTAATGCCCCAGGAATCTTTTGTGAACGGAGGAGCTCTAATAGATCCTCCGTTCTCCGTGTCACTCGTATTGACTTCAAACATCGGCGAATGAGAGGCTACCTCTCTCCGGCGATAGGGAAGCTTACAGAGCTCAAAGAGCTCTCTTTACCCAACAACCACCTAGTTGACCAAATCCCATTCCAAATCACAAACTGCAAGAAGCTTGAAGTTCTAAACCTTCATGGCAACCGGTTTTCGGGACAAGTCCCAGATGGGTTGTCTTCCCTCACCCGTCTTCGGATCCTAGATCTTTCATCCAATAAATTCTCAGGTGATCTAGGATTCTTGAAGTACTTTCCTAATCTCGAAAAGTTATCACTTTCGGATAACTTGTTTAGTGGAAACATACCAGCCTCGATTCGTTCATTTAGGAATCTTAGATTCTTTAATGTGTCTGGCAATAGTTTCTTAGAAGGCCCAATGCCGGTTTTGAACCAATTGGACGAGTCTGTTCCAAAACGTTATGTATTCGCCGAGACGAATTCTAATAATTCTTCAAACCGCCAGTCTTCAACTGGAAGCGCCCCAGCTCCTGCTCCAGTTTCCGAACCCAAAAAAGATGATAAaaacaacaagaaaaagaaGGTAATTCGTTGGATACTCGGGTTTTTAGCTGGATTACTAGCTGGGGTTATATGTGGTACTATTTTCTCGGTTTTGTTTAAATTGGTTATGAATATGATCAAAGGTAAAAAGAATGAAACCGGGCCAGCTATCTTTAGCCCATTGGTTAAAGCTGAAGAACTCACGTTTTTGGAGAAAGACGACGGTGTTGATTCCCTTCAAGTGATAGGAAGAGGAGGTTGCGGAGAAGTCTATAAATATGAATTACCCGAAGGCAAAGTGAAAACAATGGCAATCAAGAAAATAATACAGCCTCAAAAAGATGCATCAGAGTTAACAGAAGAAGATACTAAGCTGCTGCATAAGAAAATGAGACAGATCAAATCAGAAATCGAGACGGTTGGGAAAATTCGACATAGGAATTTACTTCCTTTACTAGCCCATGTATCTCGGCCACAATGTCATTATTTGGTTTATGAGTTTATGAAAAATGGAAGCCTGCAGGATATGTTACAAGCTGTTAAAGAAGGCAGACGAGAATTAGACTGGTCAACTAGACTCAGGATTGCAATAGGAATAGCAGCCGGGCTTGAGTATCTCCATATGAGCCATACGCCTCGTATTGTTCATAGAGATTTAAAGCCCGCGAACGTTCTCCTTGATGATGATATGGAAGCCCGTATAGCTGATTTTGGGCTCGCGAAATCAATCCCTGATGCTGACACGCATATGACAAGTTCAAATGTTGCTGGGACGTTAGGATACATCGCGCCTGAGTATCATCAAACTATGAAGTTTACGGATAAATGTGATATTTATAGTTTTGGGATAGTGTTGGCGGTCTTGGTGATGAGTAAGCTTCCATCGGATGAGTTTTTTCAAACTACGGCCGAGATTAGTTTGGTGAAGTGGATGAGAAATGTGATGGTTTCCGATAATCCAAAACAAGCCATCGATCCAAAGATGATGGGTAATGGATACGAGGAACAAATGCTTCTTGTTCTTAAGATTGCTTGCTTTTGTACACAAGAGGACCCGAAAGAAAGGCCTAATAGCAAAGATGTTAGGACCATGTTGGATCAGATCACCCATCAAGCACGAAATGATGGGGCAATTTAA
- the LOC122587385 gene encoding protein-L-isoaspartate O-methyltransferase 1: MKMSSSVIAYSFRHLPPLIINNHNHCSLRLFSLHRHPLRLPCTVISSPYSAGLLNFTGNSFFRKMERFWAGNSINKNKGMVEHLQRYGVIQSKKVAEIMETIDRALFVPDGSPAYEDSPMQIGYNATISAPHMHATCLQLLEKNLQPGMHALDVGSGTGYLTACFALMVGPQGRSIGIEHIPELVALSVKNVEKSAASQLLKDGSLALHVGDGREGWPEFAPYDAIHVGAAAQEIPQPLIDQLKPGGRLVIPVGNIFQELKVVDKNEDGSVTVRSETSVRYVPLTSREAQLRGY; encoded by the exons atgaaaatgtcgAGTTCCGTAATTGCGTATAGTTTCCGCCATTTACCCcctttaataattaacaatcaCAACCACTGCTCTCTCAGGTTATTCTCTCTACACCGTCATCCACTCCGGCTGCCGTGCACCGTCATATCTTCACCGTATTCCGCCGGGCTTCTCAATTTCACGGGGAATTCTTTCTTTCGTAAGATGGAG CGATTCTGGGCTGGGAATAGCATTAATAAGAATAAAGGCATGGTGGAGCATTTACAGCGTTATGGAGTTATACAGTCAAAGAAAGTAGCTGAAATAATGGAGACCATTGACAGGGCATTGTTTGTACCTGATGGATCCCCAGCCTATGAAGACAGTCCCATGCAAATAGGTTATAATGCCACCATCTCTGCCCCTCATATGCATGCTACTTGCCTTCAGTTGTTGGAGAAAAATTTACAGCCTGGGATGCATGCTTTGGATGTTGGTTCAG GAACCGGGTACTTGACTGCATGCTTTGCACTTATGGTTGGGCCTCAGGGCCGTTCAATCGGCATAGAGCATATTCCGGAGTTAGTTGCATTGTCAGTTAAGAATGTCGAAAAAAGTGCAGCTTCCCAGCTACTCAAAGATGGATCTCTTGCCTTGCATGTTGGCG ATGGCAGAGAAGGGTGGCCTGAGTTTGCACCTTATGACGCAATTCATGTTGGAGCAGCAGCTCAGGAAATTCCACAACCACTTATCGATCAATTGAAGCCAGGAGGAAGGTTGGTAATCCCGGTCGGGAACATATTTCAGGAGTTAAAAGTTGTCGACAAGAATGAGGATGGTTCTGTGACTGTGCGTAGCGAGACTTCTGTACGATATGTTCCCCTCACAAGTAGGGAAGCACAGTTGCGTGGTTACTGA